The Macrobrachium rosenbergii isolate ZJJX-2024 chromosome 29, ASM4041242v1, whole genome shotgun sequence genome contains the following window.
attattattattattattattattactcagaagatgaaccccattcctATGGAACAGGCCGCCCACAGCGGCCAAATTCAGACTTCTGAAGAATACGTTGTTCATCTGAAGGAAGTAACACAACATaacaggaaatacggaaagaagagatcaatttaAATGGTCAGACTTATAACTACTAGTTTGTATCTTTTAACCTACTTAGCCacggcaaagaaaaataaaacactgacgcAGGTCTTCAGTGAAGAATAAACAAATGGGTcagtatctatatttttttttaagaagaagcAGAATGGCTGAATTCCTtgaaagaaaatcaagaagaaggGACCAGCAGTGCCAGCACCGTTACTAGAGTTCTCCAGTTCTATAGAGTGATTACTCTTGCCGTTTTCGTTCCTCCTTGGAAAATGGAACTTGATAATGTTGATCTTTCTGCAGTTCTGTGGCATAGTGTGTTGCAAGCAGATATTCCGTAAGCTATTGTGTATTCCaagtatatgtttttttatgatttcatagaTATAATATGTTTCCATAGCGTGAAAATGTCAGCTAGGATGGGTTGGCCTATGGAAGGGCAAATGTTTCAGGCTAACTCGGTGCTCCAGTGTGAGAAAATATTGGGAACTGTTTAGGTCAAATGCATGTTTAtgcttttaaattcttaatttcttaaatgttttttcCATTAGAAAGTGTGGGGTTAGGGATGGGGTAAAATCCTCGTGGTATCTATAGCGATATATTGTTATTTACTGAAGTTTAGCATTAAATCACAATGTTGAATTAAAATTGCTTATTCTGCGGAAGAGCTCTACACggaaatattagtaataaaatgTTTCGACTGAACAACATATAAAAAAGGTTGCATATAATgaagtacaggtgagataatctgTGAAATTTACAGAGATGTGATTTaataattaccttaaaaattaaCCTACACCCAAACCATGATGTGAGAACTATGTGGAGAAAGTTAATAGCCATTTCAGGTTCTTGGTAAAATGATGAAATAGAGATAATTTAATTGTTAATGTATGACAAATTAGGAGTATGGCGAGTATACATATTAATTTCTTGCCAAACGTGTGGGCCATTAATTTTTCAgacttgtatatattttttactactGTTGTTTGTGCAAACTGCACATATTTGCGTTTTTCCTGGCCCTTGTATCAAAAACTACATATTTCACAAGTTGgacagaaggaaaaaaacaaaggttCTTATGTGTAATTTAATAATCACGAAATATGAAGATCAGGAATGGGCAATTTTAGGGGTATGTTATATCTTACCCTTCCCAAGGTGACCTGACCTTGAGTGTAGGAAATTATATAGTGAAATACACTTAGctagcctaacctaacttaaccaaaGTCACTGTGTCTTATCAACCTGGAGAGTTTATTCTCACTTTGGATGTCACCAACCTTAATTTGTCTGGAAATCATTAATTACAGGATAAAATTCAGGGGTACTGAGTCATACCTGTAGGAGAGTTGCTCTCtccacttaacctaacctagttcACTGATATTGGGATTTCGTTTTCTGGAGTCTCCATCAGACTTCTGGATCTGTGGTTTGACAACATTTGAAAAATGACTAAATGATTTACTGGTTACTAGTTATGCTTTTAATTCATGGCCTTGGTCTTTTAATGGTTTATAGTAGGGCCAAAGTTTTATTGAGAACAAAAAGATGATTTGCCAAGTGTAAAATGGATTACGACTAGTATGCGTATTAGGGAATTACCCGAATAAAACTATTGTTGCTAATAATTCCCTGTTTcagtttaaaaatgtcattttacacCTCCCAAGATTCCTCCTCACTTGAAACTTTGATCAAAACATTTCAAGACTTCTTCAACTCTGCTGAAGTTtgataatgtttaaaatttttccatttccacaTCAAACTTTAATACTGTGATACACACTGAGACTGAAGTTTGGGAAGACTGGAAAACTGATAGGAGTTATAAAATATTCAAGGGCCTCACAGTGAGAGCTTCAGAAGTTGTTATTGGCCGCAGAATCACCTAAATATTGTGTCAGTATGGGATCATGAACTCCAATGATAAAAttaatggagaaaaataaagtGCATGTTATGGAAAACTTCAATACAATAAGAATGAACttagaaaatatacaaaagattcgTGCTTTCATTACTACACATGTTAGTTAGGCCTTCATACTCCacaggaatttttagttgatgataaatCAAACCgttatatattaaacacactgatattcatcaaaaaacccctgacatttttaaaatctgaaaggCTGCTGTAGACTTTATATCTCACAAAACCTATGGCAgtttttaaattctaaaaatctgCTATATTCTTGTAATTTCATCTTTGACCTGTTAGGGAAATTTGTAAGGTGTGAAAATTTGCGCCAATTTAGACATCTGAGAAATCGATAAATGGTTAAACACTTGCCTAACTCATTAGATCATGAAGTGGCCTGAACATATGAGATATCCCAAACACACGTTGTATCAGTCCGTCATGTTACCACCGACCTATCCTAGGAGATGTCATCTACTGACTATGTCACTAAAGACCTCCCTGTGGTACCTAAAGACTTCCCTGATGTCCTTAAAGACCTCCCTGAGGTCCCTAAAGACCTCCCTGAGGTCCCTAATGACTTCCCTGAGGTACCTAAAGACCCCCGTAAGGTACCTAAAGATTTCCCTGAGGTACCTAAAGACCTCCATGAGGTACCTAAACACCTCCCTGAGGCACCTAAAGACCTCCGTGAGGTACTACAGAACGTCAGTGAAATAATCTTGGGAATTAGAAAGCTATAGAATCTTGACCTGTCTTGCATTGTGTTTCTCCTAACTTTGCAACTGCTGCAATCGTTGTCAGGcgaaattaaaatgttaaattgaactatttcacattttagaTACAAGCAAATGACAGGAGAGACCTCTAGGGGTACCGGAAAATCCTGTATTTTGGGAATTCAAGAAATATGAACAGATGTTTAATCTTGATCATTTAGCGTTTGTGGGAAAAGTGTTACTGTATCGTGTTGGATTCAAGGAGACCCGGCCTTCTGTGTAAAGCTTGAAATGACAGTTTACCTTATTCCGTTGCCCCCGTATGTggatagtgccgtcagagcacctcacgtggaacattgtaggcattgcttaaagggctgcacccactttttagccttttacttaaattttgctgtccaacctctcttaactgTTACTTCTAAGTTCAACTGTGGTCtattctcccagttccactttaaAATCCGTGTaccttattgcttttattttctgggtgtttatatatattgctgttcaaccactccaagtCCTTTCCACTTTCTTAagcaagcgctgaatgaccagaAGTACCATAgggcttggcttgacagcctaaatttcataaaccattCAATCAATGACGACCGtagaaaatttgttttcatgataACCTTAACGAAATTAGTTTCCACAACTTGtctacttttactttttataatttactaacattttacttatttatttattaatcaatttatcTCTTCTAACTACTGGgcctttctttctgtattctctatcaccttctgtaacttctttcaagcaAACACCTAATTCATTGGAAGtatgaattttaagtcaatggcccctgtaggcttgttccatatgaaaagtgttcgtcatctgaataataataataataataataataataataataataataataataataataataataataataataataataataataataatagaatagtttatttatttataactattatcgAAAGAGAAACATCAATTTATACAGAATACGATGAATTATGAAAAGTCCCTCGCTTCGTAAAGCTAGTTtagctcttgaaaaaaaaaaaaaaaaactgatacttGTTCCCGTCCATCATcttcacttcatttattttatttttgtttctcgaaTTACGAAGGTTAACTTGTAAGCTGATAGGACAGttgaccttgagagagagagagagagagagagagagagagagagagagagagagagagagagagagagagagagagagagagctggttcaGTGTGGGCTATCAATGCAATACAGGGGTCCATTATATTCCGAGGGGTggtatttttcaaatacatttaccaGGTATTCTCATCCTTAGAAGGTATTCTCAGTCTTAGCTGGTATTCTCGTTCTTAGCAGGTATTCTCATCCTTACAAGTTTTCATCCTTACAAGATATTCTCATCCTTACTAGGCGTTCTCGTCTTTACCAGGCACTCTCATCCTTACAAGGTATTCTCATTCTCAGCAGGTTTTCTTATCCTCGTGAGATAGTCTCATTCTTAGCAGGTTGTTACTTGTGCTGTGTAAGTTATTGCTCGTGCAATGTAAGTTATTGCTCGTGTAGTGTAAGTTATTGCTCGTGTAGTGTAAGATATTGCTCGTGTAATGTAAGTTATTGCTCTTGTAGTGTAAGTTATTGCTCGTGCAATGTAAGTTATTGCTCGTGCAATGTAAGTTACTTCTCGTGCAATGTAAGTTATTGCTCGTGTATTGTAAGTTATTGCTCATGTAATGTAAGTTATTGCTCGTGCAGTGTAAGTTACTGTTCGTGTAATGTAAGTTACTGCTCGTTCAGTGTAAGTTATTGCTCGTGTAATGTAAGTTACTGCTCGTGCAGTGTAAGTTATTGCTCCTGCAATGTAAGGTATTGGTCATGAATGAACAAAACGTATTTAAGTAATTCACTAACCGAAACATTTTCATTCCCATTAATAAAACCATCATTATTTTCCACAGGAAATTAAAAGCTGTTCTTCTAAATGGCGTAGACGTGGATTCCTTCCTCTCCGAAGACGGCTACACGGCCTTGAATTTGTCCTCAGTGTTACCTGAAGATGATTGCTTCAGTGTCTGCCAGGTGCTCTTGGGTCACGGCGCCAACCCAAATATTCAGTGAGTGTTATTGTTGAATGTTTTATGCTTGTTTTCACTAATGCTTGTCCGGAGCAGTTTCTGGTTGTTATtattcacaatatataaataaaaaagtcattattatttgtCAATGAGTGGCTGGTTGAAATAAGGaaccattttcaaaaaaataatagaagagtGAGAATGGCCTTGAAATGGCTGTGTgctcattttgataatttttggtGTAAATTCTAcaaattattcaatttttataaaACTTGTGTTCAGATGGCCGTGATTTCCACTGCTCCTTAACCCTGCAGGGGAATAGTGCCTACAATGAAGCtcgtggggtgcactgtaggcattattaaaggtgtttgcagcgttccttcaacCCCTAATAGCAAccactttttagcattttgttctaccttcattcccgcttcttttcttctgccttgctgtccaacacctctgacTGTTACTTCTTATTGCACCTGtttggttttctcccagttcctcaATTGgagccttgtacttcatctcccaGTAAGGTGTTTTGCATCTGTATATATCCACCAATAAGAtgatgtgtactgtatatgtatatattcaccaatgagatgttttttatatgtatacattcatcaATAGGatgttttgtaaatgaataaatttatcaagttctttcgtatatgtatatattcatcagtaagatgattatatatatatatatatatatatatatatatatatatatatatatatatatatatatatatatatatatatatatatatatatatacatatcaacaaCATCAGCAAGATCACAGTCTTTACCCAGGAAAAGTAGGCATACAGCTAGATATTATTCTTGCCTTCAAAGaggtgttatttcattttaactgaattttcatttcattttaatttaattttccattttctttttctaaaaactgctctcttcttcctgtattttctaattccttctgttacttctttcaaatgaaccccatattctttggaagcttgactttcaagttaaTGACGCCTGTGGTGgccttgtcccatatgaatagggttcaccttctgaataataataataataataataataataataataataataataataataataataataataataataataataataataatactatctgATCTGATCTGTCAACAGGAACAAGGCTGGAGAAAGCAGTGTTCATTCGGCAGCTTCCAGAGGATTCTGTCAGGTTCTGGATTTGCTGTTGATCAATGGGGGAGACCCCTTGCTAGGGGATCTCAGGGGACGAACCCCTATTGATCTGGCTCATAAAAATGGCCAGACAGAGGCTGTGGATCTTCTTAACTGGGTTCTTGATGCTGAGAACTACGAGGTGCCAGGAAATCGCGCCTCCAAAGTTGTGGTCTCGTTGTGTAAGTTAGCTATTTTTGGTGCTTAGTTTTTGATTTgggtacttttatattttaattgttgaGTTTGTGATGCAGGAAGTGGTCTTGTGTGTTAAATTTTGGCACAGTCACTCAGTAGAGTTAAATTACTGAAAACCTTAGAGTCCTGAAGACAGAAGAAGGGAGGTATTAGAGCCAATTTTTACTTGTTGGTTTGTAATGCAGAAAGTGGTCTTATGTGCTAAATTCTGGCACAGCCACTTGAGTAAAACTTgagtaaaattactgaaaacctgAGAGTCCTgaaaacaggaggaggaaggcccTAGAGCCAGTTTTTACCACTGATGCATAACTTGAGATaacatttctttgcatttttactGTCGgaacttttatcattctttttagttGGAGTCTCTGTGAACTTCCCTAGTCACGTGACGTAACCAATCATCTATTTGGCAGTTTCTTAAGCAATCCATAATTATTACAACCGATGGTTTCGTACGCTGTTAGGAGTATCCAGCGAAGACATATTTCTGGCCAAACATTTTGACTTTATTAGCTGTTTATTGGTGGTCTGTATCTATTTAAATGAATACCTGTTCTTAAATGTCAGGGGTATTTCAGTGCTTTTTAAGAACTGAGAGAAATAGGTGTAAAACTTACTGCTTAAAGgtatttttcttatgtactttGAGTTGTACTGAGCTTGAGAAAGAAACTGGGTTAGATTCTGCCCTTTACCCTCAGAACTATGTTGACGGTCTTGCCATAAGGCCCCCCCCATCCCAACCCGACACAACAAGGTTCATCCCACTATGGTAATAACAGAACATGCGGAATATACCTAGGCTCAGAATTCAGCTCCACCctgtaaatgatttttataaaatctccctaagaaaaatatgaataaattttgatatactgaagtttgatgaataaattttgatataCTGAAGTTTGTTGAGTGACTGTAACAATCATGCTTTGAGAATTAATACAATGGGCATGACTGAAGGTTTATCAGCCTgttgattatataaatatgatgtaGTTCCCTCATTTACTTTCAGTGAAGGAAGAAGCTGTGGAAATTCTTTGCGACTCTAATGATGAAGAGTCAACTACACTAGAAGAAACATGTTCCCCTGATTTGGTTAGTGAGGTAATTCAGCttcctgattttgtttttgtacccTAGTTAGTGTCGTCAGGGCACCTCGGGCAGTACACTTCAGCATTACTGCCTTCTTGGCAgagtcccttcggaccctagctgcaacccttttcactcctttacctgtacctacgttcatattctctttattccgtcttactttcttcagccctcttctaacaattgtttcatagagaaactgcaaaaaagttttcctcatgttacacgtCTCAAACCTTTTTCtctaagtttccctttcagcgctgaatgacctcatcatagtcccagcaattggcctttggcttaaattttatatttcattcaattccaAATCAGTATACCTAAAAGGAAACCGTTCCATATACTCAAGGTTCTTGGTGTTTTACAATGTTCTTATAAACCAGCTATCAGACATGAAGTTTTTCAGTTTGGGATTATAGGAACAGGTTTATCCATGTAATCAAATGATTGTCAAATTCtcttatattgtattatattccGTGTACTTTCTATGCTATAGTTCTacttaatcattttttttgttttattctatgaGCCCTAATTTCTCCTCCCACAGAAATGCAGCGAAAAATCGAATTCGTCAAAATGGAAGAGGGCGACCTGTGACAATGAAAAGCTTCAAGAAAGTTGCTCAGACTTTTCACTACTGTCTATGAGCAGACTCTTGAACTCATTCTGCCTAGAAGCTGATGAAAGCAGTTTAAAACTTTCTAATGTAGATATAGACTTCAGAGGCAAGTATTTTGAACTTCTGAAACGAAGGTTGGAAAGTAATACTGATAGTGATAATGAATCAGACATGGCGGCATTACAAACTTATCTCAGAAAAAGTTTGTTTGCCGCCAATGATTCAGCGAAACCTGAAGACTGTAGTGGATATAGTGACTCTGTGTTTGAGTTGACTAAGGAATTTAACTTTGATGAGAGCTATGCTATACAGAAAGATAAGAAAAGTGCTGAGCAGAAGCCCTTGGGCAATGCTTATCAGAATTCTTTTCTGAAGAGAGACATAAATGATAACTATACTAGAGACTGTACTGGGGTACAGCACGAGAAATCGGCATATATAAGTTTTGATCAGTCCTCAGTCTTCTTGTACGAGTCGCAGTCTGAAATGATGTCCGATACCCAGTACTCTCTTCCTTCGTTTGCCGCTGACTTTGATACAACAGCTCCTTTGAACATGACGAAGCCAGAATTCTGTACTTCCTTGCAGTTACTGAAGGCACCAAGGAAAGCGAAGAGCGAGGGTACTTACAGAAAGCTTACGGACGTTGACTACGATGCTGAGGTTTCATGCCAAGGGTCACATCAGGATATCAAAAGAGAATTTGAGGCTAAGGCTGGAGCAGTAGCAACAAATGGACACTATGGCAATTCTTACATAGGTGATTCTTACATAGGTGAACACTGCAAGATGGCAGAACGCTCAGTTCAAAAGGGGAATGCTTCTGTTGGCGGCTACGGCTCGGGACGATTGTGTGAGTCTATGGGGAGCACAGTCAAGAGCTTCGTTGGTGTGATGAAAGAGTATCTGTATGAGGATTTAGAAGAGGGTGTATCCTTTATAGAAAGGAGGTGCCCTGTATCAGAGTCATCTGATAGGTAGGCTAGTACAGTAGTtcctttatttatagttttatttattctaaaaagcTGACGAATTCAAGTAGTGAAACTCCCAAATTCACAGGCGTCATTTGAAAGTTCCTTTGCACTGCTTAGAATTTATTCTTGATTCATCCACACTATTCACATACTGCTGATGATTTCATGAATCTGATTCTGGAACTTGTATAACCCATGATGCATCAGGaactaaacatttcttttttacagCTTCAGAACAACCAACAGTACCATTTCTTCAGGCGTACACCTTACTTCTAAACAGGGTCAGCAAAAGCACAATGAAGTCAAACCAGAAGTTGGGAAAGCAGGTATTGTTTACTTATAATGATTTAATTTCGTCAAAATAAGTTATGATTCGCTCCAGTGCCTTTTATACAGTATTCCCAGTGGAGCTGGAAACAGCCAATAAAAGCCTGCAAGAGTATAAGCGTAGCATAACCACACACTGGATTAACCTTGAGTAGAACTGTTC
Protein-coding sequences here:
- the LOC136854459 gene encoding uncharacterized protein isoform X2, whose amino-acid sequence is MELDNVDLSAVLWHSVLQADIPKLKAVLLNGVDVDSFLSEDGYTALNLSSVLPEDDCFSVCQVLLGHGANPNIQNKAGESSVHSAASRGFCQVLDLLLINGGDPLLGDLRGRTPIDLAHKNGQTEAVDLLNWVLDAENYEVPGNRASKVVVSLLKEEAVEILCDSNDEESTTLEETCSPDLVSEKCSEKSNSSKWKRATCDNEKLQESCSDFSLLSMSRLLNSFCLEADESSLKLSNVDIDFRGKYFELLKRRLESNTDSDNESDMAALQTYLRKSLFAANDSAKPEDCSGYSDSVFELTKEFNFDESYAIQKDKKSAEQKPLGNAYQNSFLKRDINDNYTRDCTGVQHEKSAYISFDQSSVFLYESQSEMMSDTQYSLPSFAADFDTTAPLNMTKPEFCTSLQLLKAPRKAKSEGTYRKLTDVDYDAEVSCQGSHQDIKREFEAKAGAVATNGHYGNSYIGDSYIGEHCKMAERSVQKGNASVGGYGSGRLCESMGSTVKSFVGVMKEYLYEDLEEGVSFIERRCPVSESSDSFRTTNSTISSGVHLTSKQGQQKHNEVKPEVGKADISSTLGTLTDSVKNLRGERLVKSLKEIGYAPGPILPNTERLYQRHLMRLRKNPGLITQDRDKGVPVYSHELKKALEAPSSLSLATSNYLEQAMSSPFRQIDPCRHWRDGTNKTCFNYLLLDPRMTQNLPVRGALMGEEERFKCFISSIFYIGKGTRCRPYHHLYEAFKSNKKEGKKSKKVHRIQDIWSEGLGVVSLHVFQNTIPVEAWTREAAMISALGLQNICNDIRGTFYGVASTWKLGEQRSLGTYLLYRSLNIFMLEGERQLSPSDISVPSWKRRLVPALTLPVMKVC
- the LOC136854459 gene encoding uncharacterized protein isoform X1 is translated as MELDNVDLSAVLWHSVLQADIPKLKAVLLNGVDVDSFLSEDGYTALNLSSVLPEDDCFSVCQVLLGHGANPNIQNKAGESSVHSAASRGFCQVLDLLLINGGDPLLGDLRGRTPIDLAHKNGQTEAVDLLNWVLDAENYEVPGNRASKVVVSLLKEEAVEILCDSNDEESTTLEETCSPDLVSEKCSEKSNSSKWKRATCDNEKLQESCSDFSLLSMSRLLNSFCLEADESSLKLSNVDIDFRGKYFELLKRRLESNTDSDNESDMAALQTYLRKSLFAANDSAKPEDCSGYSDSVFELTKEFNFDESYAIQKDKKSAEQKPLGNAYQNSFLKRDINDNYTRDCTGVQHEKSAYISFDQSSVFLYESQSEMMSDTQYSLPSFAADFDTTAPLNMTKPEFCTSLQLLKAPRKAKSEGTYRKLTDVDYDAEVSCQGSHQDIKREFEAKAGAVATNGHYGNSYIGDSYIGEHCKMAERSVQKGNASVGGYGSGRLCESMGSTVKSFVGVMKEYLYEDLEEGVSFIERRCPVSESSDSFRTTNSTISSGVHLTSKQGQQKHNEVKPEVGKADISSTLGTLTDSVKNLRGERLVKSLKEIGYAPGPILPNTERLYQRHLMRLRKNPGLITQDRDKGVPVYSHELKKALEAPSSLSLATSNYLEQAMSSPFRQIDPCRHWRDGTNKTCFNYLLLDPRMTQNLPVRGALMGEEERFKCFISSIFYIGKGTRCRPYHHLYEAFKSNKKEGKKSKKVHRIQDIWSEGLGVVSLHVFQNTIPVEAWTREAAMISALGLQNICNDIRGTFYGVASTWKLGEQRSLGTYLLYRSLNIFMLEGERQLSPSDISVPSWKRRYVESCDSTLALGAWSPTIY